One Natrinema halophilum genomic window carries:
- a CDS encoding multiprotein bridging factor aMBF1, with amino-acid sequence MVQCEMCGAETSSPKTIKVEGAKLDVCSNCTDFGTEVKQPSSSGTSTKYSTGSSSSSSSENGQSASSSTSSSSSGGSSQRRRSDMFDDMEELATDYDDRVRNAREANELSQSDLANELNEKASLIRKIERGDTLPSDRVQSKLEKFLEIDLSAEGSSGGDSEWSSGSSTGSYTLGDVVKRKD; translated from the coding sequence ATGGTTCAGTGCGAGATGTGTGGGGCCGAGACGTCGTCCCCGAAGACCATCAAAGTCGAGGGCGCGAAGCTAGATGTGTGTTCGAACTGTACCGACTTCGGAACCGAGGTGAAACAGCCCTCGAGTTCCGGTACGTCCACGAAGTATTCGACCGGTTCCAGTTCGTCTTCCTCGAGCGAAAATGGCCAATCCGCCAGTTCGAGTACGAGTTCCTCGAGCTCTGGCGGCTCGAGCCAGCGGCGCCGTTCGGACATGTTCGACGACATGGAGGAACTCGCGACTGATTACGACGATCGGGTTCGCAACGCCCGGGAGGCAAATGAGCTCAGCCAATCCGATCTCGCAAACGAACTCAACGAAAAAGCGAGTCTGATCCGCAAGATCGAGCGCGGTGACACGCTTCCGAGCGATCGCGTCCAATCGAAACTCGAGAAGTTCCTCGAGATTGACCTGAGTGCAGAAGGGAGTTCGGGCGGGGACTCGGAGTGGTCCAGTGGGTCCTCGACGGGAAGTTATACGCTTGGAGACGTCGTCAAGCGCAAAGACTGA
- a CDS encoding toll/interleukin-1 receptor domain-containing protein, with protein MTGEQVYVSHAPGDLGLVQDLFSTVKNFPFGVHIALEEIESGRSRKRLEGRLANSDVVVAVLTEDATGNTWIDQEIGYAVAKGIPVLPLRDEEVSRRGFINDVEGVTIDRDNLSFTIFNLLCRLRSELAPLGALSVPNWYIRFPCTVPDCGHPVTLELEQGQTKLWKLHAHSKHLTTSCEVCETSYYFNPATIGFLGREEGIAPQSASRSRS; from the coding sequence ATGACTGGAGAACAGGTATACGTTTCACATGCTCCCGGCGATCTCGGCCTCGTTCAGGACCTGTTCTCGACGGTCAAAAACTTTCCATTCGGGGTACACATTGCACTCGAGGAGATCGAATCTGGTCGGTCACGAAAACGACTCGAAGGTCGACTCGCAAACAGCGATGTCGTCGTCGCGGTCTTAACCGAGGACGCCACCGGCAATACGTGGATCGACCAGGAGATCGGCTATGCGGTGGCCAAGGGGATTCCGGTACTGCCATTACGTGACGAGGAGGTGAGCCGGCGCGGGTTCATCAACGACGTCGAAGGCGTGACGATCGATCGGGACAATCTCTCGTTTACGATCTTCAACCTCCTCTGTCGCCTGCGGAGCGAACTCGCCCCATTGGGTGCGCTGTCCGTGCCGAACTGGTATATTCGATTCCCGTGTACGGTCCCCGATTGTGGCCATCCAGTCACGCTCGAACTCGAGCAAGGGCAGACAAAACTCTGGAAACTTCACGCTCACAGCAAACACCTGACGACGTCGTGTGAGGTCTGTGAAACATCGTACTACTTCAACCCGGCGACGATCGGGTTTCTGGGGCGGGAAGAAGGTATCGCTCCTCAGTCGGCATCTCGGAGCCGCTCGTAG
- a CDS encoding adenylate kinase family protein, translating to MKIAVTGTPGTGKTTATELLRSRLDSRDSNEDDGSLADLEVVHLNRVLEDEALYTDVDADRESKIADLEAISEWLQGRESVVFESHLAHHFEADRVAVLRCRPAILEQRLHDRGESERKAHENAESEALDVILSEAVEEHGLESIYEIDTTDLDSEGVADELAAVALNEREPSAGEVNFMGYLT from the coding sequence ATGAAAATTGCGGTCACTGGTACTCCGGGGACCGGGAAAACGACCGCCACGGAACTGCTCCGATCTCGGTTGGATAGCCGAGACTCGAACGAGGACGACGGATCGCTCGCTGATCTCGAAGTAGTCCACCTCAACCGCGTCCTCGAAGACGAGGCGCTCTACACCGATGTCGACGCCGACCGCGAAAGCAAGATTGCGGACCTCGAGGCCATCAGCGAGTGGCTCCAAGGCAGAGAGTCGGTCGTGTTCGAATCCCACCTCGCCCACCACTTCGAGGCCGATCGGGTCGCAGTCCTGCGGTGTCGCCCAGCAATCCTCGAGCAACGGTTACACGATCGCGGCGAGAGTGAGCGCAAGGCCCACGAAAACGCGGAAAGCGAGGCGCTCGACGTCATCCTCTCCGAAGCGGTCGAGGAACACGGCCTCGAGTCGATTTACGAGATCGACACGACAGATCTCGATTCCGAGGGAGTCGCTGACGAACTGGCAGCCGTCGCATTGAACGAGCGCGAACCGAGCGCGGGTGAGGTCAACTTCATGGGGTATCTGACATGA
- a CDS encoding J domain-containing protein encodes MAVVGDRQAGCDGCGRTVALEELLAVTMPNGDQVVCCSDCEPHARTVARNGGSLDQCRDVCDGCTRTTRLTDLEDVVLDDGTVLTCCPSCVAETPGSNTEGADRSTAGASDSGVDSSPTPGDQTDAEVTRCSHCHESVSGDPFRITTIDERTEWLCHDCKTDAEERGIVATVDMQTSRACEILGVSANVTEDELRAAFHKQVKRAHPDRKSGSKSAFKLVTRAYERLRDAD; translated from the coding sequence TACTGGCAGTGACAATGCCAAACGGCGATCAGGTCGTCTGCTGTTCGGACTGTGAACCACATGCCAGAACGGTTGCGCGGAACGGTGGGTCGCTCGATCAGTGTCGAGACGTCTGTGATGGCTGTACCCGAACCACCCGTTTGACCGACCTCGAAGACGTCGTACTCGACGACGGGACCGTCCTCACCTGCTGTCCATCCTGTGTCGCCGAAACACCGGGTAGCAACACGGAAGGCGCCGATCGTTCTACCGCCGGTGCATCCGACTCAGGAGTCGACTCGAGCCCGACTCCGGGAGATCAAACCGATGCGGAAGTGACCCGCTGTAGTCACTGTCACGAGAGCGTCTCAGGCGACCCCTTCCGCATCACGACGATCGACGAGCGCACGGAATGGCTCTGTCACGATTGTAAGACCGACGCCGAAGAGCGGGGTATCGTCGCAACAGTCGACATGCAAACGTCGAGAGCGTGCGAAATCCTCGGCGTGAGCGCGAATGTAACCGAAGACGAACTCCGTGCGGCCTTTCACAAACAGGTCAAACGGGCCCACCCCGACCGGAAAAGCGGCAGCAAATCGGCGTTCAAACTCGTCACGAGGGCCTACGAGCGGCTCCGAGATGCCGACTGA
- a CDS encoding FAD-binding oxidoreductase, producing MGTAHRQEGDAAFHQLPSDDVRSFVAGFRGDVVSPSDEEYDAARAIWNGMIERFPALVARCAGVADVVAAVTFAREHDLPLAVRGGGHNVAGTAVCDGGIVVDLTEMNGVRVNRQARTVFAEGGATLGDVDRETQLFGLATPLGAVSQTGIAGLTLNGGYGHLTREYGLALDNLVSVDIVTADGTVRTASEKRNEDLFWAVRGGGGNFGVVTSFEYALHEVGPEVYAFFVWFHADEADAALAAFHEWTETAPRDAGVLAFTAHIPDLEEFPEETWGEPAIAFLGSARGESATDGDVFGSLREVATPIADMSGPIAYVDLQSMLDEDYPDGLRYYWKSIFLTELTDEVFDRMVRYNESTPSALSTIDIWHLGDAVADVPRDATAFWHRDKPYMLTVEANWEEPEDDDANVNWAREVFADVQALPVASGRYGNFPGLNEDPVKLLYGDNYDRLVEVKTKYDPENLFQSNATVPPRSGVD from the coding sequence ATGGGAACAGCACACAGGCAAGAGGGGGATGCGGCGTTCCACCAGCTGCCGAGCGACGACGTGCGGTCCTTCGTCGCTGGATTTCGCGGCGACGTGGTGTCCCCGTCCGACGAGGAGTACGACGCCGCTCGAGCGATCTGGAACGGCATGATCGAGCGGTTTCCGGCGCTCGTCGCGCGCTGCGCCGGCGTCGCCGACGTCGTCGCGGCGGTGACGTTCGCCAGGGAGCACGACCTGCCGCTCGCCGTGCGAGGCGGCGGGCACAACGTGGCCGGGACGGCCGTCTGCGACGGCGGGATCGTAGTCGATCTCACGGAGATGAACGGCGTCCGGGTCAATCGCCAGGCGAGGACCGTCTTCGCCGAAGGCGGCGCGACGCTGGGTGACGTCGACCGTGAAACGCAGTTATTTGGGCTTGCGACGCCCCTGGGGGCGGTGTCGCAGACTGGGATCGCCGGGTTGACCCTCAACGGCGGCTACGGTCACCTGACTCGTGAGTACGGACTGGCACTTGACAATTTGGTCAGCGTCGATATCGTGACGGCAGATGGGACGGTACGAACCGCCAGCGAAAAGCGGAACGAAGACCTGTTCTGGGCGGTCCGCGGCGGGGGCGGCAACTTCGGTGTCGTCACGTCGTTCGAGTACGCCCTCCACGAGGTCGGTCCGGAAGTGTACGCGTTCTTCGTCTGGTTCCACGCCGACGAGGCCGACGCGGCATTGGCGGCCTTCCACGAGTGGACCGAGACCGCGCCGCGAGACGCGGGCGTTCTCGCGTTCACTGCCCACATCCCCGATCTCGAGGAATTCCCCGAGGAGACGTGGGGCGAACCGGCAATCGCGTTCCTCGGTTCCGCCCGCGGCGAGTCGGCTACCGACGGCGATGTCTTCGGATCGCTCCGCGAGGTCGCGACGCCCATCGCCGATATGAGCGGGCCCATTGCCTACGTCGACCTCCAGTCGATGCTCGACGAGGACTACCCGGATGGGCTACGGTACTACTGGAAGTCGATCTTCCTCACGGAACTCACCGACGAGGTATTCGACCGCATGGTTCGGTACAACGAATCGACCCCGTCGGCGCTGTCGACGATCGACATCTGGCACCTCGGCGACGCGGTCGCTGACGTTCCGCGGGACGCGACCGCGTTCTGGCATCGGGACAAGCCGTACATGCTCACCGTCGAGGCGAACTGGGAGGAACCGGAGGACGACGACGCGAACGTGAACTGGGCTCGCGAGGTGTTCGCCGACGTTCAGGCGCTGCCAGTCGCCTCTGGCCGCTACGGAAACTTCCCGGGACTGAACGAAGACCCCGTGAAACTGCTCTACGGCGACAACTACGACCGACTGGTCGAGGTGAAGACGAAGTACGACCCGGAGAACCTGTTCCAGTCGAACGCTACCGTTCCACCACGATCCGGAGTCGACTGA
- a CDS encoding ester cyclase, producing the protein MDRSSSIETGETAEDPGVSTIETRNERLVRDYFAAVWNGGDLEALDTDAVNDDYVLHHGTDDAYTVDELRTAWADWYEAFPDLRNEIEDVIPTADRVVVRYRFSGTHRATVFDIPPTRNEVETAGIVVFSVEDGQMSEAWALDDVDGLRSRLGARRVVARRSDS; encoded by the coding sequence ATGGACCGATCCTCGTCGATCGAGACCGGTGAAACCGCAGAGGATCCGGGGGTGTCGACGATCGAAACACGCAACGAACGACTCGTTCGGGACTACTTCGCAGCCGTCTGGAACGGCGGTGACCTCGAGGCGCTCGACACCGACGCGGTGAACGACGACTACGTGCTTCACCACGGAACCGACGACGCGTATACGGTCGACGAATTGCGGACGGCATGGGCCGACTGGTACGAGGCGTTTCCGGACTTGCGAAACGAGATCGAAGACGTGATCCCGACGGCCGACCGGGTCGTCGTACGGTACCGTTTTTCGGGGACCCACCGGGCCACGGTTTTCGACATTCCGCCGACGAGGAACGAAGTCGAAACGGCCGGCATTGTCGTTTTCAGCGTGGAGGACGGTCAGATGTCTGAAGCGTGGGCGCTCGACGACGTTGACGGACTCCGCTCACGGCTCGGTGCTCGTCGAGTCGTCGCGAGACGATCTGACTCGTGA
- the tpiA gene encoding triose-phosphate isomerase, protein MFVLVNLKTYPCDPIAIAEAVRDVNDTTDARLAVAPQAAHIERVAETGVETWAQHVDPIEYGSNTGHTLAETAADAGAVGTLINHSERRLKLADIDGALRAAERSDLETIVCANNPTQVGAAAALEPDAVAVEPPELIGTGTPVSQADPDIVRDAVEAAETVDPDVAVLCGAGISTGDDVVSASDLGTEGVLLASGVAKADDPTAALESLVEPL, encoded by the coding sequence ATGTTCGTCCTCGTTAACCTGAAGACCTATCCGTGCGATCCAATCGCGATCGCCGAAGCCGTCCGCGACGTCAACGATACCACCGACGCTCGGCTAGCGGTCGCGCCACAGGCGGCGCACATCGAACGAGTCGCCGAGACCGGAGTTGAAACGTGGGCCCAGCACGTCGATCCAATCGAATACGGGAGCAACACCGGGCACACGCTCGCGGAAACCGCCGCCGACGCTGGGGCTGTTGGCACGCTGATAAACCACTCCGAACGACGGTTGAAACTGGCCGACATCGACGGGGCGCTCCGGGCAGCCGAGCGGTCTGATCTCGAGACCATCGTCTGTGCGAACAATCCAACGCAGGTCGGCGCTGCCGCCGCATTGGAACCGGACGCCGTCGCCGTCGAGCCGCCGGAACTCATCGGTACCGGCACTCCGGTGAGCCAGGCCGATCCCGACATCGTCCGCGACGCAGTCGAGGCCGCCGAAACCGTCGACCCGGACGTCGCGGTTCTCTGTGGTGCAGGGATCAGCACGGGTGACGATGTCGTCTCCGCGAGCGACCTCGGCACCGAGGGCGTTCTACTGGCAAGCGGCGTCGCGAAGGCCGACGACCCAACTGCGGCGCTCGAGTCGCTGGTCGAGCCGCTCTAA
- the ligA gene encoding ATP-dependent DNA ligase LigA translates to MEFATFAEHAGTIEAETADLETVVHVRDLLSEAATADDGAERGPQTLEIVARFAQGRVFPAWDSTTLDIGPRTCYEAIARAAGTNVRADDVEDRLATVGEIGDVAAGYDFGGQQGLGAFVNGGGGNADDDSDTAGRSDDLAVREVFDVLSDLAAAEGSGSQDRKVALLFGLFNRCSSDEARYLARLVLSEMRIGVGEGTVRDAIADAFDVPVDRVERALQVSNDYGRVARVAKDEGVEGVDAMDLEVGRPVQAMLAQAGTVTDALEEWDEAGVEWKYDGARIQLHYDPFDGSGSGETCVFSRNMEDVTDALPEVVEFAENRLEEPAILDGEVVAVDGDGSPLPFQEVLKRFRRKHDVAKAREDVTVRPVFFDCLHADGADLLEEPLSARHERLRSVLVDSDADADTIDDDDIRGLSLLWQTGDPDEIESIDADALQAGHEGIMLKNPDAAYSPGRRGKHWRKRKPDVETLDCVVTGAEWGEGRRATFLGTFELSVRAGEDLETVGKVATGITDEKLAELTELLEPHVTVEEGQEVDVEPAVVFEVGYEEIQSSPTYSSGYALRFPRFQGVRSDKSPEDADTLERLERLRAQ, encoded by the coding sequence ATGGAGTTCGCCACGTTCGCCGAGCACGCCGGGACGATCGAAGCCGAAACCGCGGACCTCGAGACCGTTGTGCACGTCCGGGATCTGCTCTCGGAAGCGGCTACCGCAGACGATGGCGCGGAGAGAGGCCCGCAGACCCTCGAGATAGTCGCGCGTTTCGCTCAGGGGCGGGTGTTCCCTGCCTGGGACTCGACGACGCTCGACATCGGACCGAGGACCTGTTACGAAGCGATCGCCCGTGCGGCGGGGACGAACGTGCGCGCAGATGACGTCGAGGATCGCCTCGCGACGGTCGGCGAGATCGGAGACGTTGCGGCCGGCTACGATTTCGGCGGCCAGCAAGGGCTGGGGGCCTTCGTGAACGGTGGCGGTGGAAATGCCGACGATGATAGCGATACAGCCGGTCGCAGCGACGACCTCGCCGTCCGTGAGGTCTTCGACGTGCTCTCCGACCTTGCGGCCGCCGAGGGATCTGGCAGCCAGGATCGCAAGGTCGCCCTGCTCTTCGGGCTGTTCAACCGCTGTTCGAGCGACGAAGCTCGATACCTCGCTCGGCTCGTCCTCTCCGAGATGCGCATCGGGGTCGGCGAAGGAACGGTTCGAGACGCGATCGCTGACGCGTTCGACGTTCCCGTGGATCGGGTCGAGCGCGCCCTGCAGGTTTCGAACGACTACGGTCGGGTAGCCCGGGTGGCGAAGGACGAAGGGGTCGAGGGGGTGGACGCGATGGACCTCGAGGTGGGTCGACCCGTTCAGGCGATGCTTGCCCAGGCGGGGACGGTGACCGACGCGCTCGAGGAGTGGGACGAGGCTGGCGTCGAGTGGAAATACGACGGGGCTCGAATTCAGTTGCACTACGACCCATTCGACGGTAGCGGATCGGGCGAAACCTGCGTCTTCTCGAGAAACATGGAGGACGTCACCGATGCGCTTCCCGAAGTGGTCGAGTTCGCCGAGAACAGGCTCGAGGAACCCGCGATTCTCGACGGGGAAGTCGTCGCGGTCGACGGCGACGGCTCGCCGTTGCCGTTTCAGGAAGTGCTCAAGCGATTTCGGCGGAAACACGACGTCGCGAAAGCTCGCGAGGACGTCACCGTCCGACCGGTCTTCTTCGACTGTCTGCACGCCGACGGTGCAGACCTGCTCGAGGAGCCGCTTTCGGCCCGTCACGAGCGACTCCGGTCGGTGCTCGTCGACTCCGACGCAGACGCGGATACCATCGATGACGACGACATCCGGGGGCTCTCCCTCCTGTGGCAAACCGGCGATCCCGACGAGATCGAATCGATCGACGCGGATGCGCTCCAGGCCGGCCACGAGGGGATTATGCTCAAGAATCCCGACGCAGCGTATTCGCCGGGCCGTCGGGGCAAGCACTGGCGCAAACGAAAACCGGACGTCGAGACGCTGGACTGCGTCGTGACGGGCGCCGAATGGGGCGAAGGCAGACGCGCGACGTTCCTCGGCACCTTCGAACTGTCCGTTCGGGCGGGTGAAGACCTCGAGACTGTCGGCAAGGTCGCGACCGGAATCACGGACGAAAAACTCGCCGAACTCACCGAACTGCTCGAGCCCCACGTTACGGTCGAAGAAGGCCAGGAGGTAGACGTAGAACCCGCAGTCGTCTTCGAGGTCGGCTACGAGGAGATTCAATCCTCGCCGACCTATTCGTCGGGCTACGCGCTTCGGTTTCCGCGCTTTCAGGGCGTTCGATCTGACAAGTCTCCCGAGGATGCGGACACGCTCGAACGGCTCGAGCGGCTTCGAGCACAGTGA
- a CDS encoding FAD-binding oxidoreductase produces MSMITTPIDDGAIDGLSEGLRGEVFLPGDFGYDDARAIWNGMIDRRPALIVRAMGVSDVIAAVTFAREHDMLLAIHGAGHNIAGNAVCDDGLMLDLSAMRSVRVDPAERTARVEPGATLADFDHKTQAFGLATPLGINSTTGVAGLTLGGGFGWITRNYGLTVDNLRSVDIVTADGELRHASEDENPDLFWAVRGGGGNFGVVTSFEFALHEVGPEVLAGMIVYRGADAPDVLRHVRDFNEDTPDEATVWVVLRKAPPLPFLPETIHGDDVIVVVPFYAGDVAEGEEVLAPVREYGEPIADTVSPRQYTAFQQAFDPLLTEGARNYWKSHNFSEIPDEAIDTVVAYARDLPSPLSEIFFGQLGGAMGRVPADATAYPHRDAEYAMNVHTRWEDPAMDDECITWSREFFDAMAPYATVGVYVNFISEDEGEENLGYGVNYERLTEIKARYDPENLFRMNQNVEPAKTR; encoded by the coding sequence ATGTCTATGATTACCACACCCATAGACGACGGTGCTATTGACGGTCTCAGCGAGGGGCTTCGAGGCGAGGTATTTCTCCCGGGGGATTTCGGCTACGACGACGCTCGGGCGATCTGGAACGGCATGATCGACCGGCGGCCGGCGCTCATCGTTCGAGCGATGGGTGTTTCGGACGTGATTGCGGCGGTGACCTTCGCCCGTGAGCACGATATGTTGCTCGCGATCCACGGCGCTGGACACAACATCGCGGGGAACGCAGTCTGTGACGACGGACTGATGCTCGATCTCTCGGCCATGCGGTCGGTTCGCGTCGATCCAGCGGAACGGACGGCTCGAGTCGAGCCGGGGGCAACCCTCGCTGATTTCGATCACAAAACACAAGCGTTCGGACTGGCGACGCCGCTCGGGATCAACTCGACGACCGGGGTCGCAGGCCTCACGCTCGGCGGCGGGTTCGGCTGGATCACGCGCAACTACGGATTGACCGTGGATAACCTGCGCTCCGTCGACATCGTCACCGCTGACGGCGAACTGCGCCACGCGAGTGAAGATGAAAACCCCGATCTCTTCTGGGCGGTCCGCGGCGGGGGCGGCAACTTCGGCGTCGTCACGTCGTTCGAGTTCGCCCTCCACGAAGTCGGTCCCGAAGTGCTCGCCGGAATGATCGTCTATCGCGGCGCGGACGCGCCGGACGTGTTGCGACACGTCCGGGACTTCAACGAGGACACACCCGACGAAGCGACCGTCTGGGTCGTCTTACGCAAGGCACCGCCGCTCCCGTTCCTTCCCGAAACCATCCACGGTGATGACGTGATCGTCGTGGTCCCGTTCTACGCCGGGGACGTCGCTGAGGGCGAAGAAGTACTGGCTCCGGTTCGGGAGTACGGCGAACCGATCGCCGATACCGTCAGCCCGCGACAGTACACAGCGTTCCAGCAAGCGTTCGATCCGCTCCTCACCGAGGGTGCCCGGAACTACTGGAAGTCGCACAACTTCAGCGAGATCCCCGATGAGGCCATCGATACCGTCGTGGCGTACGCTCGAGATCTGCCGTCGCCGCTCTCCGAAATCTTCTTCGGACAGCTCGGGGGTGCGATGGGACGAGTTCCCGCGGACGCCACGGCGTATCCGCACCGCGACGCCGAGTACGCGATGAACGTCCACACGCGCTGGGAGGATCCCGCGATGGACGACGAGTGCATTACCTGGTCTCGAGAGTTCTTCGACGCGATGGCCCCGTACGCGACCGTCGGTGTCTACGTGAACTTCATCAGCGAGGACGAGGGCGAAGAGAACCTCGGCTACGGCGTGAACTACGAGCGGTTGACCGAGATCAAGGCCCGGTACGACCCGGAGAACCTGTTCAGGATGAATCAGAACGTCGAACCGGCAAAGACCCGGTAG
- the hisC gene encoding histidinol-phosphate transaminase gives MQPRDLSDHVAYEAGRGIEEVARELGRDPSEFVKLASNENPHGPSPAAAVALRETASSVSSYPKAAHADLTAAVADRWNVTDEQIWLANGGDGAIDYLHRAMLEPGEDVVVPTPGFAYYGMSSRYHHGDVREYELSKSDGFVQDAETVLEGYDGERIIWLTSPHNPTGSTIPLEEIRRLADATDEETLIVVDEAYGEFADRESAVALIEGRNGYDARDDVAVLRTFSKAYGLAGVRLGYAVVPDEWADAYVRVNTPFAASELACRAGLAAIGDDEHVVRTVETARESRTYMREHIDSHVWESGGNFVLVDVGDAATVAQTMQRRGVIVRDCSSFGLPGCIRITCGTKDETERAVETLNGVLADLGLGSDAPEGPDTEVADP, from the coding sequence ATGCAACCGCGCGACCTGTCCGATCACGTCGCCTACGAGGCGGGTCGAGGCATCGAGGAAGTCGCCCGAGAACTCGGGCGCGATCCCTCCGAGTTCGTCAAACTCGCCTCGAACGAGAACCCGCACGGTCCCTCGCCGGCCGCGGCCGTTGCCCTCCGGGAGACGGCCTCGAGCGTAAGTTCCTACCCGAAAGCCGCCCACGCAGACCTCACCGCCGCCGTCGCGGACCGCTGGAACGTCACCGACGAACAGATATGGCTGGCAAACGGCGGTGACGGGGCGATCGACTACCTCCACCGGGCGATGCTCGAACCGGGTGAGGACGTCGTCGTCCCCACACCCGGGTTCGCCTATTACGGAATGAGCTCCCGGTATCACCACGGCGACGTCCGAGAGTACGAACTATCGAAGTCCGATGGCTTCGTTCAGGACGCCGAGACGGTTCTCGAGGGGTACGACGGCGAACGGATCATCTGGCTTACTAGCCCGCACAACCCGACCGGGTCGACCATCCCGCTCGAGGAAATTCGGCGACTCGCCGACGCAACTGACGAGGAAACGCTGATCGTCGTCGACGAGGCGTACGGCGAGTTCGCCGACCGAGAGAGTGCCGTTGCCCTCATCGAGGGACGAAACGGATACGACGCCCGCGACGACGTCGCCGTGTTACGGACGTTCTCGAAGGCGTATGGATTGGCCGGCGTCCGACTCGGGTACGCCGTCGTCCCCGACGAGTGGGCCGACGCCTACGTCCGCGTAAACACACCGTTCGCGGCGAGCGAACTCGCCTGCAGGGCCGGCCTCGCCGCCATCGGAGACGACGAACACGTCGTTCGAACCGTCGAAACGGCCCGCGAATCCCGCACGTATATGCGCGAACACATCGATTCGCACGTCTGGGAGAGTGGAGGTAACTTCGTTCTCGTCGACGTGGGCGATGCAGCAACCGTGGCCCAAACGATGCAACGACGAGGCGTCATCGTTCGGGACTGTTCGAGTTTCGGTCTTCCGGGCTGTATCCGCATCACCTGCGGCACCAAAGACGAAACCGAGCGCGCCGTCGAGACGCTCAACGGCGTGCTCGCCGATCTCGGTCTCGGCTCGGACGCCCCTGAGGGACCGGATACAGAGGTGGCCGATCCATGA
- a CDS encoding CDP-alcohol phosphatidyltransferase family protein: protein MTLDRFRPYISRFLDPFVTGFDRVGLTPNGVSVIAFGMAILAAVAFALGGRGDPVWYAVAAALVFLNGWLDIVDGALAREQNVASAGGDLLDHVLDRYADIVVIAGLAAGLEDYLLGFVAVTGVVMTSYLGTQAQAVGLDRVYGGLVGRADRLAIIGIVGFVAYPLAGTTFGGFTIVGWVLIFLAVVGHVTALQRFYYSWAALE from the coding sequence ATGACGTTGGACAGGTTTCGACCGTACATCTCGCGGTTTCTCGATCCGTTCGTCACCGGATTCGATCGCGTCGGTTTGACCCCGAACGGAGTAAGCGTGATCGCCTTCGGAATGGCGATTCTGGCCGCGGTGGCCTTTGCCCTCGGCGGGCGTGGCGATCCGGTTTGGTACGCCGTTGCAGCAGCGTTGGTTTTCCTAAATGGCTGGCTCGATATCGTCGACGGCGCGCTCGCACGAGAGCAAAACGTTGCGTCAGCCGGCGGTGACTTACTAGATCACGTTCTCGATCGATACGCGGACATCGTGGTCATTGCAGGGCTGGCCGCGGGACTCGAGGACTATTTGCTCGGCTTCGTCGCAGTGACCGGCGTCGTGATGACCTCGTATCTCGGAACGCAGGCGCAAGCAGTCGGTCTCGACCGAGTCTACGGCGGTCTCGTCGGTCGCGCGGATCGACTGGCGATCATCGGTATCGTCGGATTCGTCGCGTATCCCCTCGCCGGAACGACATTCGGCGGATTTACGATCGTCGGCTGGGTACTAATCTTCCTCGCTGTCGTGGGCCACGTGACCGCGCTCCAGCGGTTCTATTACTCGTGGGCTGCACTCGAGTGA